The sequence ACGCCTGCAGGAACGCCACCAGCAACTCGATCAGGTTCATGAAGAGGGTAAACGGCACCACGATGGCGCTGACGCCCCAGCCCGTACCGGCACCCGCCTGACCCGCAATGAAGATCAGCGAAAGCAAGCTCAGAATGATGATGTGCCCCGCCGTGATGTTGGCGAACAACCGGATCATCAGCGACAGTGGTTTCATGATCAGGCCAACAATTTCGACCGGGATCATGATCGGCAGCAGCGCAACGGGTACGCCCGTCGGCTTCACCAGGTGCAACCAGTAGTGCTTGTTGCCGCTCAGGTTAGTGACTAGAAAAGTAATCACGGCCAGTACCAGCGTTACGGCAATATTACCCGTCAGGTTGGCACCGCCGGGCAGCAGCCCCAGCAGGTTGTTGACGAGGATAAAGAAGAACAACGTCAGCAGATAAGGCAGGTATTTTTCGTACTTGGGACCGAGGTTTGGCTTGGCAATTTCGTCCCGTACAAACACGACGATCGGCTCCAAGAAGGATTGCAGCCCTTTGGGTGCTTTTCCCTTATTCTTACCATAGGCACCGGCAATTGACGTAAACACGACCAGCAGAATAACGGCACTGAGCATGAGCGCAGCTACGTTTTTGGTGATCGAAAAATCACGAACGTGAACACCTTCAACCGGTTCACCCGCTTCAGTGACGCGGTGAATGTGACCGTGTTCTGATTTGTAGCCGTTGTAGATGGCCCCGTGGTTCAGACGCGACGACGAGAACACTTCCAGACCCCGATCGGCTGAATATAGTATGATCGGCAGGGGCAACGTAACGCCATGAGCAAACTCCCAGCCACGATCATCGCTGATGTGGTGAGTGATCATTTCCCCCACGTTGAATCCTTTCTTCTGTTCTTCGTGAGTCTCCTGACCGTCGAGGGTGTGTTCCTGCGCGAAGGCACCAGCTACCGTACTGATGATCAGCGCGAAGGCTAAAACCAATTTATTAATTGACGAGCACATCATATGAAATAAGTAGGCGTTTCTACGAATCGCGCCGCAATTTACGCGCAAGGGCGTAGATTTCAAAGCTCGTATAAACTAAATACAGTACAAGAAAGGTAATTACGAAAGTCTGGCGATCGGGTACACCATAATAGAGCAGTACGCCCATAAACAACAAGCTCAAAACGAGCTTAGCCGTGATGAACGTCATGTAGAATGAGGTGAATTGCGCTGATTTCGGGTCTTTTACAAAAGACATGAGTCGGTGCAGCAGCGCCGATATAGCCACATAAAAGAGCAGCAGATACGTCCAGTAGGGATGTACCCAGGCTGCGTTAAAATATTGTTTGGCTACAAAAAATACAATTCCAAGAAGAGCCGTAAGAAAGAGAGAGTATCGCATAGTTTTGTAGAGAAGAGTCTCTACTTGCTTCGCTCGATGGTGTACTGAATCAGGCCGTCGAGCGAATCGCGGTAAGTCGAGGGCGGCAACGTGTGCAACAACTCCTGTGCCTGCCGGACATAGTCTTCCATGGCCCGCGTGGCGTAGTCGAGCCCACCCGACTGCTTCACGAAAGTGATTACCTCGTTGACCCGTTTGGGCTCGTCGCTGTGGTTTTTAATGGTATTGATGATGCGCCGTTTCTCGCCCGACCCGGCCTGACTCAACGCATAGATGAGCGGCAATGTCATTTTCTTTTCTTTGATATCGATCCCCAGCGGCTTGCCTACTTCGGCGGTACCGTAGTCGAAGAGGTCATCTTTAATCTGGAAGGCGATGCCCACTTTTTCGCCAAAAAGCCGGGCCGTTCCCAGCACCTCGGCCGAGGCATTGGCAGAACGGGCGCCCATCGCGCAACAGGCCGAGATCAGCGACGCCGTCTTCTGCCGGATAATCTCGTAATAGACCGCCTCGGTGATGTCGAGGCGGCGGGCTTTCTCGATCTGCAACAGTTCACCTTCCGACAGGTCGCGGACAGCTTTTGAGGCGATACCCAACAACTCGAAGTCATGGTTGTCGACCGACAGCAGCAAACCCCTCGACAGTAAATAATCGCCGACGAGGACCGCAATTTTGTTTTTCCAAAGGGCGTTTACCGAGAAGAAACCACGTCGGTAGTTGGAGTCGTCGACCACATCATCGTGCACAAGCGAAGCCGTATGCAGCAGTTCGATCAGGGCGGCGCCCCGGTAGGTCGAATCGTTGATCTGCCCGCACACGCCCGCCGTCAGGAAGACAAACATGGGGCGGAGTTGTTTGCCTTTCCGCCGCACGATGTACGTCATGATCTGATCGAGCAGCATCACATCGCTTTTCATCAGGTCTTTGAATGTTTGCTCGAAACGGTCCATTTCGGCAGCAATGGGAGCCTGTATGTCAGCAATAGAAAGAGCCATTCGGGTACGTTATGTAGAGACGTTATCGGTGGCGTCTCCTGATGCATCAGCCAATTCAAACGCGGCAAAAGTAGCCATGAAATGATGAACTGTACGTAAAAATTGCAATCTTGAACAGGTTTGCGATTGGGCATTTTGTGATTTTGGGTTGTGCCACAAAATGATCATCTGGGTACGTCCTGCGCCAGCCCAACCCGTTACGCATTACTGTCAAAACCAATGCTCGACCAACCGACCATTCCCGCCGCCGAAGTCCATTCCTCTCCCCTACCCACTTCCTGCGGCCGAACCCTGGTACTGGGGGGCGGCTCACTGAAAGGTGCCTTTCAATGCGGCGCCATCCTGGCCGTTCTGGAAAGAGGGTTCAAACCCGAGTCGATCTATGGCATCTCGGTGGGTAGCCTGAACGCCACGTTCCTTACCCACGAAGCCAACCGGCAATTTGCTAAAACAGGGCAGATCGACTGGCCAAAAGCCGGTCGGGCGCTAATGGAGTTCTGGGTACGTAACATCACCAAGCCCGATGATGTTGCCGTGATCCGGTCGCGCTTTCTGACAGGCTACAACACGTTGATGAGCCGGTTCGATGGCTATCTGGATAATACGCCCCTCCAGAACCTAATTCGGCGCCATATCGACGTAGCGGTGTTACGGCAGGGACCGATCAAATTAAAGGTAGGCGCGGTGAACATTATCGAAGGCGATATGGTCTACGTAGATCCCAGCGATGAGCATTTTCTGGAGTATGTGTTCGCCAGCAGTTCGCTGCCGTTTCTGATGCCGGCCGTGCAGATTGGCGGCGACCACCGCAAGGCGTTTCTCGATGGTGGCCTGCGCGAAGTAGCGCCCGTGCGTGAGGCGATCGACGACGGTGCCACCGAGATCATGTGCATCGCCTGCCACGCCAAGCGGGTGTTCAATGAGGCCTTCAACTACCGCAGTTTGCTCAACCTGATGGAGCGGGTGAAAGACATCACGGTCAATCAAATCGTGAACAACGACATTGCCTGGGCCGAGCGCTTTGTGGAGCGGGAAAAGCTGCGGGGTCATGCGTTCAGCCTCACCGTCATCCGCCCGACGGTACCCTTAACGCTGAACCTTCAGAAATTCGACTCCAACGACATCAGTAAGCTCATCGTGCAGGGCTACGAAGCCGCT comes from Fibrella aestuarina BUZ 2 and encodes:
- the atpB gene encoding F0F1 ATP synthase subunit A translates to MMCSSINKLVLAFALIISTVAGAFAQEHTLDGQETHEEQKKGFNVGEMITHHISDDRGWEFAHGVTLPLPIILYSADRGLEVFSSSRLNHGAIYNGYKSEHGHIHRVTEAGEPVEGVHVRDFSITKNVAALMLSAVILLVVFTSIAGAYGKNKGKAPKGLQSFLEPIVVFVRDEIAKPNLGPKYEKYLPYLLTLFFFILVNNLLGLLPGGANLTGNIAVTLVLAVITFLVTNLSGNKHYWLHLVKPTGVPVALLPIMIPVEIVGLIMKPLSLMIRLFANITAGHIIILSLLSLIFIAGQAGAGTGWGVSAIVVPFTLFMNLIELLVAFLQAFIFTLLTSMYIGSAIEEHHEADHGIGYEGPGEEIG
- a CDS encoding polyprenyl synthetase family protein; protein product: MALSIADIQAPIAAEMDRFEQTFKDLMKSDVMLLDQIMTYIVRRKGKQLRPMFVFLTAGVCGQINDSTYRGAALIELLHTASLVHDDVVDDSNYRRGFFSVNALWKNKIAVLVGDYLLSRGLLLSVDNHDFELLGIASKAVRDLSEGELLQIEKARRLDITEAVYYEIIRQKTASLISACCAMGARSANASAEVLGTARLFGEKVGIAFQIKDDLFDYGTAEVGKPLGIDIKEKKMTLPLIYALSQAGSGEKRRIINTIKNHSDEPKRVNEVITFVKQSGGLDYATRAMEDYVRQAQELLHTLPPSTYRDSLDGLIQYTIERSK
- a CDS encoding patatin-like phospholipase family protein, whose amino-acid sequence is MLDQPTIPAAEVHSSPLPTSCGRTLVLGGGSLKGAFQCGAILAVLERGFKPESIYGISVGSLNATFLTHEANRQFAKTGQIDWPKAGRALMEFWVRNITKPDDVAVIRSRFLTGYNTLMSRFDGYLDNTPLQNLIRRHIDVAVLRQGPIKLKVGAVNIIEGDMVYVDPSDEHFLEYVFASSSLPFLMPAVQIGGDHRKAFLDGGLREVAPVREAIDDGATEIMCIACHAKRVFNEAFNYRSLLNLMERVKDITVNQIVNNDIAWAERFVEREKLRGHAFSLTVIRPTVPLTLNLQKFDSNDISKLIVQGYEAATAVLQQPAKA